The Candidatus Dependentiae bacterium genome segment GATAAACAACAATCAAGAGCAATCATGAACAAGCAATTCAAATTATCAATTCTTCTATCTTTCCTTTTCTTTTCAACAAACCTACTACCTGGTTTTGCAGCTGGAACAATGGTCAAAACACCTTTTGGATACACATCCATTGAGCAGCTACAATCAGGAAATATTGTTTATTCAATTGCCAAATCTGGTGATTGCTGCTTAAGCAAAGTAAAAAAAACAACATCCTATTTTTTATCTCGAGCCATTTTAATTTCGGTTGGAGATGATGCCATCATTGCAGCGCCACAACAAAAATTTTACGATCCTGAAAAACAGATATGGTGCAAGGCAAAGCATTTACAAAAATCAATGCCACTACTTTCAGGGCACAAAGATATTGTAACCATTGATGATATTGAATTTCTTGACGGTGAGATTGAATTTTTTGATGTTCAACTTGATAATCAGCATACGTTTTTTATAGGCACGCAAGACATAGTTGTGCATAATTTCCCACCATTTTTTATAGGGTTCTCGATTGCTTTTGGTGGCGGAGTCTCTTTTGAAGGTCTTTATTGTGGCATTTGCATTGCTGGTTGGTGGCTAGGTACACAACTTTTAAAGCGTGGTAAAAGCGAAAAATACAATCCTACGTTTTCTGTTGGCAGCTCACCTGCATTTGCTGGTGGCCCTGATCCAGAGGATGAAGATGAGTGGACATATGGTCGATATAAAGAATCTCCCAAACATCACCCTAATGCCCGCAATGGAATTGGTAAGCCACCTCGAAAAGGTCAAGCGGCATTAAACAAATCAATACAAATTAAAAACGGTCCAGATCGTATAGCTATTGAAGACAATCATTTTGTCGTTCTTAGGCAAACAAGCAATCGAGTATTTCATGGATACATTATTGAAGAATTTAAAAGTCTAAGGCGCCCTGAACGAGAAGCTTTATTTTATGCAAAATTAGTGCGACATATCGCCAATGGAGGAATTATAAAATGAATAATCATATATTTCAAATTAACTCATATAGCTACATAGAACTATTTCCCACTCATATTTCTGTTGATCAAATTTCATTCATGAATGAAACTAAAGTTATTTTACATCAAGACCAAACGCAACTTTTAATTGGCATGGCATGGTCTCTAGACATTGTTAATGATTTAATTGAAAAATTAACAGCCACATTAACTAATGATTTAATATTTCATTACTCAAATAGTCCAAGTCCATCTATCTTAGATAATGAATTTTTAGTCTCAGAAGAATTACGCCCTTTTATTGAAGAACATGCAGATAACTCGGGAAGGCCAAAATCTGTCAGCATGTCAAAATATCTTCTTTGCACTACCAGAACAGAGGTTAATCCTGATCTTGGTGTTTGGATGTATAATGACATGAACAAAAATATCATTCTTGAAATCGGTGAAAATTTTACATGGCCTGATCTACCAAATGAGAATGATTTTATTCAACCAACAGATCCAATAGTTCATCAGTTTTTTCAATACATTGATTCGTATCAACCACTCATTAAAATGACGATTAATCAGGAGACAGCTCAAACCTGGCTTAAGCAAGCGCAGCAACTAAAAGACCTCATATATTTTAACGAAGTAGCGCAGTGTTCAGACTGTATGACAAACAAACATAATGAAACATCAGAAAATCCTGTTGTTCACATGAAAGACTCTACAAAGTAGCTTCAGCCTTTGACGCCTTAGAAGATTGAATTGGATAATGGCTACGCTTCAAAAATAAAACTTAACTAACTTTATCAAGAGTGTATTTTTATAAAAGGATTAGATTGGATATTTGATGCTGACGCGCTTGGAAAAATAATTTTAGATAAACATAAAGGCCCAACGGGTAGATTTATACCATACAAGGAATTAATATTTTATTCATGAGTCATGCTGCAATTAAAAACTGGGATGAATTACAAGACCTTTTAGAAGATCCTATATTTCTTTCTGGAAACACCTTTTCAACTAAAGAAGAAATTAGTAATAATATCTGGTCAATAACATTTGACCAAGATTTTGTAAAAACTATTCAAGTTAAAGATCTTGAAAAATTTATATCACAATTATTATCAAATCGATCAGAACAAATTAATAATAAATTTAATGCTATTCCAGCAACATTTTATCTTTGGTATGACGCACAATCAGTTCAATTAAAATTTAATATTTTATCTGGGAAAAATATTAAATTGCCATTTGGTTGCAAATTAAATATTTTAAATTCTCCTATGCCAATTTTTCAAAAGTTTTTAGATGAAGCACAAGCAGAAATTAATCCACTTGATTTTCAAAATTTTACATTTCTTAATCCTGGGGATCCTGGATTTGAAGAAGAAGAAGAAGATACAATAGATTGGATTCTAGATGTTTATGTGACAATATTGCCACAATCAATTTGAACTAATTCTATCAAAAAAATGTTTTCATAAAATAAATTGCGGATAGTTATTCTAAAAATAAAATTGTAAGAATTGTGAGAAATATGATAAAAAAACGTTGCTTTGGAAACGGAGCTGGAAAAGAATTTTATGCTACATATCATGACAATGAGTGGGCAGTTCCTGTACACCAAGATCAAATGCTTTTTGAAATGCTCATTTTAGAAGGTGCTCAAGCTGGACTGAGCTGGGAAACAATTCTTAAAAGACGCGACGGATATCGAAACGCTTTTTATAATTTTGATGTTACACAAGTTGCAAGTATGTCAGATGATCAGCTCGAAGCATTAAGACAAGACCCTGCAATTATTCGCAATCGATTAAAAATTTATAGCACTCGTAAAAACGCTCAAGTATTTTTATCTATCCAAAAAGAATTCGGTTCTTTTAATAATTATCTTTGGAATTTTGTAAACCATCAACAAATCGTAAACCGTTGGGAGACTAACTCTGATGTACCAACAAGCACAAAAGAAAGTGATAAGCTTTCAAATGATTTAAAGAAACGAGGCATGAAATTTGTAGGATCAACAATCATCTATGCCTACATGCAGGCTATTGGAATGGTTAACGATCACATTGCTGATTGCTGGCTATCTAAGTAAAAAAGTATAAAGCCGCAGAGTCTTAAAACTACGGCTTTATACTTTTCAAAATTATTTTATGTAATAAACTTTAAGGCAAAACTAAGTTCGCCCATGATACTCCCCAACTACTTATTCCTCCTGATTGTGCGCCAGAATACTCTTGAATAGTCCAAAAATCACGATCATTTGAAGGATCTACAACTGTGTTGCTACAGATGGCCGCATGGTGCTTAGTGTATCACCAGCTAATCGATATGAATAAGCTGCTGATGGAAACCGCGATGAACTAAAACAAGAATACCCAACTAAAGCATCGTTTCTAGAATTTACAGAAATGGAAGGAAAGGCATAAAAAAATCTACCGTTTGTTGCTGTAGCAAGCGTATCTTCAATACGACCGCGTTGAATTACAGCTCCTGATGTATTTAATTGCCACCATTGTGCAGCAGTACGAGTTGGCGTACCCGTTGCTGGCAAAATAACTGTATGCGCCGCCCAAATAAAACCATTTCTATAAACCGCATTAATTATTCTAGAATCATTTGTAGCAATTCGCAAAGTTGTCGTAGATTGTGGCGCAAAACCTTTATTTATCCTTGGTGAATTTGAAGCCCAAGGCGCTGGAGAAACAGGGCTTGCTATTGTAGAGAGTACCGGAGCTCCATTTGTTCCAGTCGGCGTAATTTGATACAACCTTAGATAACCTTTGCCGCCACTGTTGCCATTCCAATCTTGCACCAAATATTGAGTCGTTATCGTATTGTCATAGGTCTGTACCGGAAATTGAGAAAAACCAATTGAGCTACTTGAAAGCAGCGTAAAAGAAAGAGCTCCATGAGCATACAACTGCGCCTTATTTATCACATAAATATGCGATCTATTTGCAGCTCCGTTGCTAATATTGAACATATTTGCCTGTATAGTAATCCAGTTTTTATTAAATCCCATAAGTGGTTGATCAACCCAGACAAGATTTGCCCCATCAGCATCAATACTATATAAATACCATACTCCTGTTGGATCACTGGTTGCAGACACTGCAATTAAAATGGCTGAAGCTGGCGAATTATCATTTGCTGATGCAATAAAAATCCAGCGATTATTATATTTATCATAAGCAATACGAGGATCAAAACAATCAGGATTTCCACCAATAGGTGCCCAAAAAGAATTCATGGTGACTGAACTTATAACAGCTCCAGTTGTTTTGTTACTAATCGTTATTAAATCATTGAGTGGGGTAACGATATGATTAAGGCCTACAGCTCCTTGAGTATCTGGTGGAATGGTGACACCTGTATCTGAAATGTTTGGAGAATTTGGACCTTGCTGCCCGCATCGATATTCATTATTAGTAGAATAGACTTCAAGGTCTTCTTTTTCTTCTTGATCATCACCGCAATCTATACCCAGGATTTATTGGAATTTCCATAAATGGTTTTTGTTTTTGAATTATTCCGTCATGAATACTTTTATGTATTGAACTGTTAATCGAGCTCATGTCAACCATAGCCCGAAGAGGCAAATCGCCATAACTTGTTGTAACATCATCTTGAGAATTAATAACTGGAACGATACCAATTAAAAACAAAAA includes the following:
- a CDS encoding DNA-3-methyladenine glycosylase I, with the translated sequence MIKKRCFGNGAGKEFYATYHDNEWAVPVHQDQMLFEMLILEGAQAGLSWETILKRRDGYRNAFYNFDVTQVASMSDDQLEALRQDPAIIRNRLKIYSTRKNAQVFLSIQKEFGSFNNYLWNFVNHQQIVNRWETNSDVPTSTKESDKLSNDLKKRGMKFVGSTIIYAYMQAIGMVNDHIADCWLSK
- a CDS encoding polymorphic toxin-type HINT domain-containing protein, yielding MNKQFKLSILLSFLFFSTNLLPGFAAGTMVKTPFGYTSIEQLQSGNIVYSIAKSGDCCLSKVKKTTSYFLSRAILISVGDDAIIAAPQQKFYDPEKQIWCKAKHLQKSMPLLSGHKDIVTIDDIEFLDGEIEFFDVQLDNQHTFFIGTQDIVVHNFPPFFIGFSIAFGGGVSFEGLYCGICIAGWWLGTQLLKRGKSEKYNPTFSVGSSPAFAGGPDPEDEDEWTYGRYKESPKHHPNARNGIGKPPRKGQAALNKSIQIKNGPDRIAIEDNHFVVLRQTSNRVFHGYIIEEFKSLRRPEREALFYAKLVRHIANGGIIK